Genomic DNA from Dysidea avara chromosome 10, odDysAvar1.4, whole genome shotgun sequence:
atagcaCACCTGCATAGCTAATCTATGCATACATATAGTTCCAATCAAATAGTAACGGTACCTTAACTGCCACCTTAAcagacatgcatgcacatgcacaatataatataccttcacacacgtacacacgtacacacctTAAACACAATTTGCTTGGTCACCATAAACTGGCTAGTATCACGATCATTGTTGGCAGCAGTGGCTATACACACAACACTAACACACAACAGCACATGTTACATATTGACCTACGATTCTGTATGCTCATTAGTCTCCGAGCAAGATAGTCTGAATTTTTCTGCGATAGTCCTTTCCCTGTCTGCTGGCTGAAGTATCGATTAAGAGAATCAGCAAATGTTGGCCATGCAACACTGTCCGGTACAGAAAATGGTTCCCTGTCCTGTTATAACACGATAAAATTCTGGTGTGCATTATATGGAATTAATACTCACAGGGTCAGCAAATGAGTTGTCCCAGAAAATGGTGGCCTCTGCTGCTGGTTGCTGACTGCCATGTACCACAACAACCACAGGTAGGGAAAGACACTGCAGAAAATGAAAGTAACATGTGTGAACACTTTTAGATATTTAGAGGTAGCAATTAAAGCTACTTTCCTAGTTTTGGGTTTACTACTAAAGAGTTTATCCCCTTGGCAATTTGCTTGTAGGATTATAACTTTTGTTCAAAGCAACTGTAATAGACAGTTCTTACTCTATTAAGTATGCACCATGTAGCATTATTTTGAGGTGCACAACACACATATCAGCCCCAGCTGACTGCTGTCCATACACTTGACCATGTGGAGGTCATCTGGTGACATTAGTCAAAACTTCTTGGCCTCAAAAGCACCCACTGACAAATTGTATACATGAAAAACTAGCTTAGCTGCTGCATATTACTCCACTTTACAGCAGTTTATGTTCTTTTTGCAGGTTTTTGTTCATCAACTGATCTTTAAGTCAGACCAATAAGCTGTTCAAAGCCACATTCCTTTAAGCAGCTGGTAAGCTACGTAGATTTTAAAGCAACAGTGAGCATGAAGCATATTTGTACTACAATTTAACTACATAGGGTCTAGAATGAACGTAATGAATGTGGACTAAGGTCACAAGACAACCTTTACATAATCAAGCACATGGGTGGCTGAAGACGAGATGACATATCATTGTGCTTACATCACTGACCGTTTACATCACCGACCGTATCATAGCATTAACAAGGCAAGGGTTATActtggtaaaaaaatttacagTTCAATAGAAAGGTACCCTAAGTAACAAAAATCTGTAGAAACTTTTCAAAACTCCTTCCAAGACAGATTCTTAAAACTTTTACTTGTCAAACAATGGAATTAAAAGTCATGGTATTTGAAATGTTCATACCAAAACACATATCAGTACCTTCACTGATACATCCAGTTCACCGTTGACACTGAAGTTAGACTGGAATAGCAAAGCAAACTTTTCTTCTGTCACAGTCTGGTCCGTTCCTTTTCTGTCTGTCGCTCGTTTTACTCTCTTCAGTTGCTGTAGAAATTGAGCTCAACCACATTGCTAAAAGGAGCCACTCCCCTTACCATGAAGTTGAACTTGCAGCAAAcattgtgacttgtttgttgatACTCCATGTTCTAATTATAGAGATGAAAACTTTTACTATATTTTGGGATGCAAAAACTAACCTTTTTGCAGTTCAAAATTTCTCCAACATTGTCATTTGTACTAaagtataataatatataatgaAATGACACACTGGTCTTGTCCCCAGCCGCCCACACACTTGATCACACGAAGGTTGACCTTCACATGATCGAGCACATGAGCagctggggacgagactaaaTGCTACTTACGGTGCCAAGGGATCGTGGAAAATTGCTTTTGCTTGCTTTTCGCTACATTAATAAAGATAAACCATGCAAACACAGAAATAACAAAAGTAATCTCACTTTATAATACTGACTGAAACCTCAGGAGTGCTCATGTGTATATTGAGTTTGTTACCTACCAATAACCTGAAACAAGATTGAGAGATGACAAACCACATCCCCACCCCTACCTACATGTGATAACATACCGAACTTCAGCAGTAAACCTGTTATTTGTTTTCATCACTTGTGGTGGCTGCTTCTCCACAATGAAGCACCTGTTGTCATGAGAACAAGCTTGAATAGTGTGGTGCTCCATTCAAAACTCACTCAGTGATTAATTTGTTGAGTAGTTCATTAACAGTTTTCATCAAATTGTTGTAAGGTCCAGGTTGTTGTGCATCACTGATTAACAGGTGAGATCGAAGCGTCTCATACTGTAAGAGAACAACAGTGTTAGTGTGTAAGTATACAAAGTGTGTGCATAGTAGTAGAAACATTTTATATGAACATGTGTTTgtaatgtgtgtagtgtttgtctGTTGCCCGTTGGCCCATGCTGCCAACCTCCTTGCAGTGTGACTGCAGTGTGCACAGAGTAGTATGTAGTGATGTTCATGTCTCACATAAAGGATGAGGAATTTTGGGTGCCCCCACCTTCACCTGTAAGCCTCCTGTACAGGTGCTAGTCCTGTCCCAGGATGACTTGCCTGCATAGACAATGCACAAGTACCTTTGTATACAAtgtgtttgtatgcatgtacacatgctTGTGTTGTGTATGGCTGGATGTACTGTATTACAAACAACCACTGTCAAAAATAGGATACCATATTTTTCTTGTTTCCAAGCAAACTATATCCTGTTAATGATAACAAAGCCAAAGTTGTAGTGACAACTTCATGCAAGTTCTTTTGTAATCCAACGGTGTTTTCCCTCCAAAAAGGTTATTACTAAAAATTAAATACAATATCCCCAAATTACTGGTCCATATAGCAATGGCGTTTATGACTACTTATTGCAACATAGTGTGGGTGATAGGGGAATGAACTGTCAAAAGAAAACCAGAAAACTGTCATGCATggtgtatatcagcattcaagCATGCAGGTTGACAAGTCTTTGTAGAATATGTGGGCTATGTGTGAGTAGGGATAAATATGTTAAAAGTTCCCTATACAGTATCCTCCAAGCTAAATGACTACACTTTattatatcggtatatcagaTCGGTATCAGTGTTTAAACTCAGTATATCGGACTATCGGATCGATTTAACATTTctctattggtacacctctatgTGTGAGCGTTTGTTACAGCTGGTTAACTACTTCCCCtgatgacaccaggccaccaccAGGTCCCCATGGGTACACTAGAgcaatttcttgctcaaggaaacaacaacagcaactgggcaTCGCAACTTGAAAACCTTTTGATTACTGGGATCGGTGCTCTAGCTCCTTGGCTTTGCAGCCCATCCAGCTAGCCTTCAATGAAGACATGGCATTAACTGAGGAAACTGTCCTTACCTTGCTTAGTGGTGTTAAGGTTGTTGTGGAACCTCAGGATCTGCTGCCTCTCTTGGACAGTAATGCagattactagtcctgccccaggaggatttgcctgcacaagactcgaatgcctgagtggtgcacaggcaccCCAGTGCTGGGCAGCAATAGTTGTGTTTTGCACAGCTGctggaggctttgcttttgtgtgtgtgtacatgtgcgcgcttgcatgcatgcatcaagGATCTCAGTATTAATCGATTAGTCATCAATTACTAGATTGATTAATCTATATGTAGTACACATCATGCATACAGCATCAGCTACACTTAATACTGTACACAGCGTAGTAGTGGTAGTCTACACACCACTCAGCataccgtatgcaaggaaattttgacgtcaaaaaaatttgacgaattcagacttcagcagatttgacgaataaaatgttgacgaaaatgaagaaattgtaggcaaaacctgtacttttagggcgcttataaacatttgacaaatttaaatttgacgaattaaaccgattcatCAAATTCGCCAattttttttgacgtcaaaatttccttgcgtacggtaatGTTATAGTGGGTAAAATGGGAGTTGAGTAAATGGCAACAGTTGATAGTTAAGTTACAATTAGTAGTTTAGCTGGCAACACTAGCAATCgttatcagtagtcactagttatcagtagtcactagttatcagtagtcactagctatcagtagtcactagttatcagtagtcactagttatcagtagtcactagttatcagtagtcactagctatcagtagtcactagttatcagtagtcactagttatcagtagtcactagttatcagtagtcactagttatcagtagtcactagttatcagtagtcactagttatcagtagtcactagctatcagtagtcactagttatcagtagtcactagttatcagtagtcactagctatcagtagtcactagttatcagtagtcactagttatcagtagtcactagctatcagtagtcactagttatcagCACTTACAGGCTGCAATATGGTGTGTTTGAGAGCTTAGGATCTGTCATGGATGTAGTTAATAAATGGTGAGCCAACCCTTAGTGATCTTACTATTGAAAATTGTTCCCTTCAAGTTGCTCAGTTTTTATTGATGACATGTGTGTACTACATGATTGATCGATtacaaataataaatttattATATTTTCATTGATTAATCGCTTTAATCGAATAATCATGAGTGCATGCACAGgggcatgtgtagtgtgtgttgtgtgtgtttgtgtttgtgtgtgtgtgtgtgtgtgtgtgtgtgtgtgtgtgtgtgtgtgtgtgtgtgtgtgtgtgtgtgtgtgtgtgtgtgtgtgtgtgtgtgtgtgtgtgtgtgtgcgtgtgcactTGTAACATGTACTGCAAACATACAAACATGCATTCATCTACCTGTCTAATTTGTATCCGATTTCTCCATGACAATTCTGCCAGCTGCTCACACCACTGCTGAAGCTGGTCCAGTTCTTTCTTGTTTGGCATTTCTTCTTGTCCACATAACCGCTGAGTTCTCTTCCAGTTGGCCAGTTCCTGATCCAGAACAAGACCCTGTACTTTTGCTATATCCTGCAGACACTTAAAGTAGTTCTTTCCTAGCTCCTGAAAGCAGAATAAAAATGTCTTTAGTAATCAAATATTCGACAGCACAGGTTGCACTTAACAAAAAAATGTAAATAACTAaacaactatagtatgttcacgttgagctgaaccctcaaaaacatttaataactcatggatgcaattacacacgatcttgaaatttggctcatttgtagtactgcttgacccgctaaaaatgtttcaaaatctttttgttcaaatgtttgacataatatttacgaccaatcaaaattttcacaatacatttcctatggggaagccatataagtacagtgtccaataaagccctttcccgaacttgtaatggagccaaaccgtacgtgtctgttgttgacacctttgctgttaccaataatcatctggttggctgaaatgttaactatgttgagaaaaaatccacttttaatttttagccgtttttcaggattcagctcaacgtgaacatactatagtctcttaaaatttgtgggaaaaaccaGATGTCTTCCATTAGTGCTAAATGAATagttaacaagttaattaactagCTAGCCAACTAGGTTTTTAAAAACAAAATTGATGAAATATTATCCCGTTTCCTGAGTAACACACACGCCATGCAGTGTACCATACTAAGGCCATCAAACTATCTGGGTACACCTcaactatgtttgggacctattgACACGGTTGCTATGTTGGGGTGGTCTTTTTAATGAGATCACAAAGGTACGCTCACTAAGTTCAGGAGCTATTTGAGGTGGCTGCTTCACCATTTGTTTTAAAGGTAACctaaggaatttgaaaaatttactAATAATCTATATCACTATGGTGATAGTGTTGGAATGCACCATTTAGAGTATATATGACACATGATCCATTAAGTGTCTGCCCTACCCTTGCAGTGGTACCACAGGTAGACAAGTTGATTGGATGCCATGTCATATGGCTTTGCCAacagtgtgtgtgcgtgtgtgtgtgtgtgtgtgtgtgtgtgtgtgtgtgtgtgtgtgttagttaTTTAACGTGTCAGTGtgtatacaatacaatacaaaaacaaacacacacacacacacaccaaacaAACATACACGCACATGTGTGACAACAGATGTTCACATACTCAAGTAACAAACACCACCAAGAATGTTATTTATATGGTTTATCCACTTACTTGTCTAAACTGGTGCATCTCTTCAACTTCTCTCGCTAAGTGGGCCTCCATTTTCTCTTTCCTTTTCCTTAACTCTTCTACTTGTTCTGCACTGTGCTGGCCCTGACCTTGTGTCAAGCTCCCTATAAGATATGAAACAGTAAATTAGGTCACAAAATGTTCACCACAATTTAAAGCGTGATCAGATGGCCAATTACAGAGGGGAATTACAGATAGTCACACGTGACTTGGTGAATCCCACTCAAACTGAGGGCCTGAGGCAAGTAAACTTATATCACTGTTGCATGTAAATTCGGATGGATGCTTATATCCTTTGCATGTTAGAATCCTTCCATGTGCTTGTAACCTGCTTCGGCCACTTCCTCTTAGTGGTGCCAAGATGAGCATGGCACAACTCAAATTCACATGCCATGATAGCACTAAGGCAATTTGCAGATTTGAGGTTAAAGTATATTTTAAATACTAGAAGATTCCAGATACAGTTATATTCTGAGGAATATTATGATTTCTGAAATCATCAATAAATTTATTAGCTGACCAATACCTTAATCAGATTAGGATACTAACTAATGACAAGGAAGTTGCTGAATAGACACAACCAATTCTTAATAGTATTAGGAACCACTTCATGACACTCATTTGCATACAACACTTGTATCATTAGTAAAATGTCTCCAAGTACGCTTATCTACTTCATTAACaaattatttacaaacaatACAAATAGCTTCCAACTATCACTTAGACAAGAAAAAATGAATAATCAACTACAGAGACTTACCTTGGAGTTTTATTACTTCTTGGTACTGAATGACGAATTGTTCCTGTCTAGTGTGAAGCGAGTGGCATTCTTCTTGTGTGTTCTGTGTCTGCCTCATTATCATCTCCAGGCCTCGTTGGATGGCACTGCTGTTGCCAAGTACTTGTACACCCATTGGGCTTGCAGCTAGTGTCTGTACATGTAACCATGAGCCCCAGTAATGACAGCATAATACACACAACGTGTAATTTACAAAACCTTACGTTTATATTGTCATGCTGTTTAACCAACTCGCTTTCTTTGAGCAAACAGTTCTGAATAATGCGTACCAGTTCTAGTGGACGATTTTGATACAAGTTCTGTGTAGAAAACAAAAACAGGTTTGGTACCGTCCACTGCatctgtagccatgacaacatACCATGATGTGAGTACGAAGGCCTTCCAACTGAGTTCTAATAATGAATGCTTCATTTCCACTGATTGTAAGCTAAGGAGAAACCTTTATTTCAAGTATGTAATATAAGACATGTACTAAATACATACTAGAGACATGGGGACACACAGGTGTACAcgcaaacatgcacacacagagtgCAGGACGAATCTTGACAAAAAAAACCCACCAATACTGCAAAAATAATttcagaaacaaaacaaaaaaaaatcacccaattATATTTATAGTACATCGTATATTCTGCTTCACTGCACCATAAAAGAATGCTTTGAACTCAACAAGTCAGAAAATTCTGGGAATTGCATGACGTACACAATTTGGTGACACAAATTGGTACACAACACAGTAACTCACATCCTGGAGTGCTCGTAACATCATATCTAATTGTTTTGCAGCCTGTGGTTGATGGTACATGTTATCAGGATTTACCTCGCTCCTATCAAGAAATGACATCACTACATAATGAATTCTAGtgaaaatataattattaataagtACATTTGATGTTCTAAGCTGTTAAATCATTTAACAGTATTTGCAGTGACTCTCGAGATACAAAAAGAGGGTTTCTTTCTCCACAACGCGCATGCGTACATAATTTGACTCCGAAAACATGGCATAATCATTTCATTCACTCACCATGGCTGGGCTTCGATCCACGGTGCTAGATAGTGACGAACTTCTATTGGGAAGTGAGCACCATACAATCCTTTTAGTTCTTCTAATAAAGTGCCAGACAATTGCTGCGCCTTCTCCCACAGCGCCATTGACCAAACGCGTTTAAAAACAGTTCACAAATCGACTGAAGACAAGGGTTGCTTTACTAATTCGAATACACTGTTATCTCACTACGTTCTCCGCTTCGATATCCTTATATACATTGCCGGATAATGGGGGTTCCACGTTTTACGCACTAAATAATTAGAAACCAGAACTTTCGCCACGTGCTACGTCATTGGTCACGGATGACGCACGTGGTAGCGTATTAGGAGTGGTACAATGTAAGTCTCTCTTCCATTAACATCATTAATGCATAAAATGAGGGATGAATCCCTGTATTCACAgactttagccttctcacaggtccctagtgggatagtattcACAGAATCCACTTGACAAAATGTAATACCAACGCTGAACTAGCTACTCACACGTGGACGGCATAAGTATTAATTTTACAAGGTGAATGTACATAAAATAATAGGAAGGTAACAAAATTAAATTGTGTACACTGAAGTTTTTAATCTAACTAAGTAAAAGTAACTGCCAGTTTCTGCTTGAGGTTTTCTGTCAGGTTATGTGTTGCAGCGAGCAAACTTGTAAGCCTGTAACAGTAGTATATTGATACTGCAAGTCGTACATACAGTAACATACTGTTCTCTGTTGTAAGACACAGTGCCTTGTTGTAGTTGCTCTGTAAAGGATGACATCAGCTGGGACAACTCCGCTACATCTGGTGGAAGCTAAACAACAAGTGAAATGTGATCTCTTGATAATGTACACATACCTGAATGTCTATGTCACCAAGCATGGACCCGATATCAAGATCTAACTGTTGCAAAGAATCATTTAACGGTGACAGGACAGACCCAGGACTGGGTGCTTGAAATGGACTACCAAAGGGGACGGAATTTATAGAACTTGTAGGACTGTAAGGTGGCCAAACTCTGTGGACAAACCATTATGTTTTAACATGATATTGTGACGAAGTATTTACCTTGGGCTAGGCTGCTGTGAAGAAATCAGTGACTCTGGATAACCATTGCTCTTGTGGTGGATGCGTTCTCTTAGTTCAGACTTGTAGTAGGGCCCATCTTTACTAGCGTGATCATCGTCTTCATTTCATATAAGAAAATATgacatacatcacacacacacacacacacacacacacacacacacacacacacacacacacacacacacacacacacacacacacacacacacacacacacacacacacacacacacacacacacacacacacacacacacacacacacacacacacacacacacacacacacacacacacacacacacacacacacacacacacacacacacacacacacacacacacacacacacacacacacacacacacacacacacacacacacacacacacacacacacacacacacacacacacacacacacacacacacacacacacacacacacacacacacacacacacacacacacacacacacacacacacacacactatagaCTAGTACACAAGCTGCCATACCCTCAAGAGAGTAGAAGTCTTGAAATGCCTCATTTTTCTCACGGTTAGGATACAGAAATTTAAGCTCCAATAAGTCATTGAGTCTGATAGGATCACATAACAAAGAGGAAACCATAACAGTGTATATACCTGTCAGACATCTTTCTCTCAGTCAGCAACTTGCTCTTCACCCAGGGCATGAGGTCCCGGATGTTAGTGGAAGTATCATCTTCCGCTAAAGCAAACACAAAAGTTACATtaattggtgtgtgtgtgtgcgcgtgtgcgtgcacgcacgcacatgtgTTGCTTAGGTCAATAGCAACAGCAGCACACAATGCACTCACTCTTCACAAAAGCTACGCTCAAGCCGGGCTGGTGTTGAGAGAACCGTATCAGGAAGGTTCCAGGATAACACTTAAGTAACATGTCATGTGCTTCCTGCCTGTCTACAAAGCCGTACACCAAACTACAAGGTAACCATGGTGATATTATTACTTGAAATATGACGGCTACCCACTTTGCTCTCCATTCATCTCCAATACAGGTTCGGACTAGATCACAAGTGGCATAAAACCATTCCCAGAATGTGGCACTCCGTTCTCCTTTCTTGCTTGGATGTATGTGATCCTAAAATGGAAATGTTAAAAACAATGATATCCCTATTCCCCATTCCAACCTTCACAATCATTGAGTAAGTGATCGCAAAGTTGGACAAGTCCATTTCTGAATTCGGAACTGCAGCTACAGTTAATAATACAAAATTTCTGATATAAACTCTACACAGCTTACAAAACTGACCGTTTTGTAGTTTCCTTGCCAAGTACTCAAGGTTTTGTTCATTCAAACCACGCCCTGTTTGTTGCTCAAAATAATTGCTAAGTGCTTGACTGAATACAGTCCATGGTACTTGGTCAGGGACGTTAAACAATTGCCGTTTCTAAGAAAAGAAGTAAAATACACACACCAGCCTCATAGCTGTTCCTTACAGATTCAGCAAAATAGTTATCCCAAAATATTGTAGCTTCAGCAGAAGACTGTTGTATTCCATGTACCACGACAACCACAGGAATTGAAATAGCCTGAATTACAGGGCAAtgacaaacacacacagagacagaaATGGAGACATTACCTTGACAACCAGCTCTACTTCTCGTCCCACATGGAGCACAGATTGGAAGACTAGCGCAAATTTCTCTTCAGTAACATTTTGATCACTAGCAGCTGATCTTCTGACCTTGTTCTTGATTTGCTACATCACAATCAAACCATGTGATCTAGTACCACACCCCTTTCTGCAGTGCACTCACCATTGAGTTAAACTTGCAGACCACAGTCTGGTCAGCTGCGAGGTACTCCATATTCTGTATGGGGAACAAATAAGATACATTGTATACTATAGGTACTTCAAATTACTAGCTATTAAGATGAGCATTGCATTAGTTGAAGCTACAGAGGACATCTGTCATGCGTCATCATTCATCTTGTGGTTTCAAAGAAATGTTGAACTGAATCAACACTGACTGACACCTTATATTGATGCCAAATATGAACCCAGGGCCCTTAAAAACCTTTTCAGTACAAATTGTTACTTTCCTAGCTATTTAACAAGCTTTAAAACTTGGCACCATGCTTGGATGTGTAGGGTACATGTCATGGGGTTGTTCTATGTCTAAAAACATTTGTAACTAAGGACTTAAACAGGCTATTATATAGGGAAACTTAGGAAATGCTTGTATAAGTAGGCTGGTGCCTTTCTGGTTCCTTCAGAATCAACTGTCATGTTATGTACAAATATTCTTCATTCATGGTTAAATTGGCCTGTTTACAATTGTTGCTAAGCAATCCTTTTAGTTTGTTCCTTTACTACATTATTAgttataataaatattattgctttcatatgcatacaaatttataGTTCCAAGGTTACTATGGTTACTACATAGCTCATATAAAAGACCTATCATAATCTTCAGCCATTGTGTACACAATACATAGTAAATTTAAAAGCTTGTATCAAAATTGCCTTGTTCTTTCTTTGAAATGTTTTCTCATGGCCAGAGGATTTGCTTTCATTTCCAGGATGTCATAAGATTTGAAAGACTTAGGGTGTACAGTGTGGTCTGAAATCTAACACTTGAAAGGCCCTCCTCATAACATGAACACAGGCAGAGTTGGGGAAGTTACCTtttcaaagtaatatattacatattacataatactttctatacaattaaatatattacagttacatattacttaaaataaaatgtaacttaataatattacatattaagttacttgTGAAATGTAACTTAATATTATTAGCTGTAAATATTAAAGTTACTGAATGCAAGTAACTTCACATACTTTAATATTATGAATTAAATTAATACTTcagcatatatgcatgcaaacCACATGTTTTCACACAGATGGTGGGCATTAATAGCAATGGTCTATGTGGTCACGTGGTACGCATCAGTACAATGGACCGGGCAGCATCCTTTAATATAGGTGAAAGGTTAATGGATTGAGGTAATGGATCACTGAGTAGTTTAATAGATAGTAAATGCATTACTGGCTCATTGTTGCTCATAgtattatgcacttgtcaatttcatgccccacccccacaCCCCCGGGCGtctgtggggatttgacattgcttcttgtccccacccctggggcaattgacagttgtccaattcactgaccgattttcagtagttgcatttctaaacaataaaatcgcacttgctataattttactagctacaggtttattactagttgcatgcatgaaatatatgcgcttgaggtgttgtcaaatcccctactataggggtggggatttgacagccgattttgccccagtagtgaggaatttgacaccacgatttgtcaaatcccctgtattcccccacccccccgggggtggggggtagggcatgaaattgacaagtgcattactcGTTACATCGCGCTGATCGCTACTTGTTACCTTGCTcgttaatattattactttggtCGTTACTAGTAACGAGTTAATAGTTTCTaaaagtaacttaagttatattacatgcATTTCacaatgtaacgcgttatattacttcatcTCTGAACACAGGATATAGCAACAAACTTTTTTACGGTTGAGTATTTCTCCAACATTGTCCTTGACACTGCAGAGGATAAATATAACACACAATAAAGAACCACTATCAAAAGTTTCATACTGTTAGCTACGCAAGGCACAAATCT
This window encodes:
- the LOC136237267 gene encoding signal transducer and activator of transcription 5B-like, with the protein product MALWVRSQQLTGPLLKELQSLYGEHFPLELRDCLASWIESQPWGDIVPSDKNHQLYASTFFTDMLSHLQKLSSNPRQPFIIRIKAERHAAAMKQRYQTQPLEFVRVIQTCLLREKELVDQQENSIVQDTPNPILVINRGLEWITCYTEKLEADFQMLHSRQERFILQYQEFIKLEAMLKQAAAGDQFAVDQLKELNKQRSRKAELDESLKREVEEILRLRQELGQNYLKCLQEITNIQGVVLDQELANWKRMHQLCGQEESPNKKEVIDQLQQWCEQLADLLWRNRMQIVQFDKMKKDVPISDPQDPAIYQHLQASVGSLLNKLIQESFIIEKQPPQVLKIKKGFSAEIRLLVGTKLNIYMNTPEVEVSIVNDKQAKLVLFNSTSIVKDNVGEILNRKKNMEYLAADQTVVCKFNSMQIKNKVRRSAASDQNVTEEKFALVFQSVLHVGREVELVVKAISIPVVVVVHGIQQSSAEATIFWDNYFAESKRQLFNVPDQVPWTVFSQALSNYFEQQTGRGLNEQNLEYLARKLQNAAVPNSEMDLSNFAITYSMIVKDHIHPSKKGERSATFWEWFYATCDLVRTCIGDEWRANLVYGFVDRQEAHDMLLKCYPGTFLIRFSQHQPGLSVAFVKTEDDTSTNIRDLMPWVKSKLLTERKMSDRLNDLLELKFLYPNREKNEAFQDFYSLEDDDHASKDGPYYKSELRERIHHKSNGYPESLISSQQPSPRVWPPYSPTSSINSVPFGSPFQAPSPGSVLSPLNDSLQQLDLDIGSMLGDIDIQLPPDVAELSQLMSSFTEQLQQGTVSYNREQLTSLLAATHNLTENLKQKLAVTFT
- the LOC136268629 gene encoding signal transducer and activator of transcription 5B-like, with translation MALWEKAQQLSGTLLEELKGLYGAHFPIEVRHYLAPWIEAQPWSEVNPDNMYHQPQAAKQLDMMLRALQDLTISGNEAFIIRTQLEGLRTHIMNLYQNRPLELVRIIQNCLLKESELVKQHDNINTLAASPMGVQVLGNSSAIQRGLEMIMRQTQNTQEECHSLHTRQEQFVIQYQEVIKLQGSLTQGQGQHSAEQVEELRKRKEKMEAHLAREVEEMHQFRQELGKNYFKCLQDIAKVQGLVLDQELANWKRTQRLCGQEEMPNKKELDQLQQWCEQLAELSWRNRIQIRQYETLRSHLLISDAQQPGPYNNLMKTVNELLNKLITECFIVEKQPPQVMKTNNRFTAEVRLLVGNKLNIHMSTPEVSVSIINEKQAKAIFHDPLAPTNDNVGEILNCKKNMEYQQTSHNVCCKFNFMQLKRVKRATDRKGTDQTVTEEKFALLFQSNFSVNGELDVSVKCLSLPVVVVVHGSQQPAAEATIFWDNSFADPDREPFSVPDSVAWPTFADSLNRYFSQQTGKGLSQKNSDYLARRLMSIQNPTAANNDRDTSQFMVTKQIVFKEHLQSRGFTFWEWFYKTSELIKTCLRREWNANLILGFLDKREAHEMLLRCQPGTFIVRFTESEPGGVSIVWVKSNIEKQVYDLAPWNRSHLQGMRSFADRVRDLNHLFLLYPNIQKDEAFGAYYTVQEEEQEFTAQGYLKHDLRVVIPSLAGSQSFTNPNSPASSIMSPLQPSPMPRGGVSPRIDSSSYHGSMMNSPFMPETSDLASSYGSPAPNHHMGQLPTPHQNFIDEFGDIAIADIPPTGSFSS